The genomic window CGGCCCCTCACTGTAAGGTAACGTGTGGTGCcgtccccagctgtccccgtGGTGTCCCCGCTGTCGCCTCGCTGCTCCCCCGCGCTTGGACAGGGGCTTGGCAGGGACAGAGACGCAGGCCCGGCCCTAAAAATGGGCGCCCATTGCTGGTTTGAGGGTGGCGACAGAGCCACATCCCCCTGTTGTCCCCTCCTGGGACCGTGTCCCCCACCCCGGCACTGCTCCGGGGTGCTCTGGAACCTCAGAAATACACCAAAATTGGGGGTGTTGGAGATTTTGGGGCAGCAAATGGCATCCCCTGGGTTAGACCCGGGGCGGAGGGACGGGcccgtgtcccccgtgtcccccgtgCCCCCCTGGTGGCTGTCGCTCGGTGCCCGCAGCCCCGTCTAACCCCGCTCTTCTCTTGCACGCTGCCGGGGACGCGCTGACGGTAGGTGACGGGGCACCGGCGGGACGGGGACACCCCGCTGCTGTCACCAGGGCATTGGGGACAGGGCCGCCCCCGGTGGGCGGGGGGGGTCCCAGGGACACCCACCGCGGTCACCCCACGGGCACCGCGGGGGTCTGCAGGAGCCGGGGCGTCCCTGCCGGCCGCAGGGACAGGTCAGGAGGGACGTGGCAATGTCCCATCGCTTGTCCCCGAGCGCGGGTGGCCCCGGGGCGGCGCGGGAGCCCCGTTTCTCCCTCCTGTCCTGCAGGCTCTAACGcgcctccagctgctgcctctcgAACCAGCACCTGCACACCCTCCTCCTCCGCCACGTCCACCCCTGCGGTGCCCCGGGCAGCGATGGGGACAGTGCCCCCAGGTCACCCGGCAGCTCCGGCCCGCCCCGGTGAGCCTCCGTGTGCACGAGGGGACCCCCGAAACCCACCCCACATCACACCACCCCCCGATCCCAGGGTTTTAGATGGGCACGGACACGCGGGTTtgtcccctgggtgtccccagccccgctgccacCCCCTGCGCTGTCCCCGCTTTGCGCTGTGCCCGCTGTGCCCCGGGCCCCGCTCAGCCGCGCTCTCCCCGGCCAGGCTGAACCCCTCGCACAGCAGGAAGACGCTGCGCAACTCGCGGCTCGTCAGCCAGAAGGACGATGTCCATGTGTGCATCATGTGCCTCCGCGCCATCATGAACTACCAGGTGCGAGTGGGAGTGGGCGACATCCGCGGGGACCCGCCCGGAGCTCCCCCGGCATCCCCCGGCATCACCCGGGACCCGCCCGGAGCTCCCCCGGCATCCCTCGGCATCCCCCGGGATCCCCCGGGACCCGCCCGGGGCTCCCCGGCATCCCCCGAGCCCCCGGGGGCAGCTCCGGGCTGGCACCGGCTCTGCTTCCCCTGGCTCTGAGATGTCCTCGCTCATTCTCCTGCCTGGTGGGGACCTTGAGGGTCTCCAGGGGGACACAGGAGCCCATGGATGCTCCTTTGCCCTCCCCAGTCTGGCTTCAGCCTGGTGATGAACCACCCGGCCTGCGTCAACGAGATCACCCTGAGCCTCAACAACAAGAGTGCCAGGTAGGGGCTggcctgtcccctgtgtcccttgtccctctgtccctgtcccctggtgTCCCTTGCCCCCCTGTCCCCTCGGTGCCAGCCCCCTCACACCCCGTGTGTCTCTGCAGGACCAAAGctctggtgctggagctgctggccgCTGTCTGCCTGGTCCGAGGGGGACACGACATCATCCTGGCTGCCTTTGACAACTTCAAGGaggtgagcagggacagccagtcctgtccccagcagggacacccGGTCCCCACATGAACATCTGTGCTCCATTTGGgtttgtgcctcagtttccctgcacCACCCCCAAACCTCTGGCTCACTTGGGGATGTTCCACTCACTGGGTTTGATGTCCCCATGCCACCATGTGTCCCCAGCGGCACCAGGCAGGGTTGGCATGGTGTCACCAAGACacctcctgtcctgtcactctCCTGGGTGTCCCCTGGCCATGTcccccctgccctcagccccctgctccccccaggTCTGCGGGGAGAAGAATCGCTTCGAGAAGCTGATGGAGTATTTCAGAAATGAGGACTCCAACATTGACTTCATGGTGAGTGGCTGCTGGGGCCACGCTCTTCTGTCACCAGGGCATGctgtccccaaggctgctgtgctgtccccagggcattATCCCCAGGAGTGTCTAAGCCACCACGCTGGCCCTGTCCAGGGATGCTGAGTGACCAAAACTGTCCCCAGGCCACCAAAATTCTCCCCAGGCCACCACGTCCTCAGGGTCAGCTGTGCcaccctgctgtcctgggggtGGCATGTCCCAAGGACTGCCATGTCCCAAGGGCTGTTCTGCTGTCCCCAAGGACTTCTAAGCCACCAAACTGTCCCCAAGGTCATCATGTCCTCAAGGCATGCTGAGCCACCAAACTGTCCCCCAGGCCAtcatgtccccaaggccactgtgctgtccccaggccatCATGTCCCCAGGACTGTGTAAACCCCCATACACTCCCCAGGGCCACCAATCCCCCGGGGCAGCATCCTCAGGAGCCACCCTGGCCCCATGCTGGCCGTGTCCCCACAGGTGGCCTGCATGCAGTTCATCAACATCGTGGTGCACTCGGTGGAGAACATGAACTTCCGAGTGTTCCTGCAGTACGAGTTCACCCACCTGGGGCTGGACCAGTACCTGGAGGTGGGAGATCCCAGGGGGGGTGATCCCGAGGGTGGGAGTGGGTGATCCCAAGGTGGGTGATCCCAAAGGCGGGAGTGGGTGATCCCGAGGGTGGGGTTGAGTGATCCCAGGGGTGGGGGATCCCAAGGGTGAGAGTGCAGGATCCCAAGGGTGGATGATCCTGAGAATGGGAGTGGGTGATCCCAAGGGTGGGAGTGAGCGATCCCAGGTGTGGGTGATCCCAGGGTTGGGGGTGGGTGATCCCAGGGGTGGGTGATCCTGAGGGTGACTGATCCCAAGACTGGTTGATCCCAGGGGTGGGAGTGGGTGCTCCCGATGGTGGGTGATCCCAGGGGTGGGAGTGGGTGATCCCAAAGGTGGGGATGGGTGATCCCAAGGGTGGGTGATCCCAAGGATAGGAGTGGGAGATCCTGAGGGTGGGGGATCGCAAGGGTGTGGTTGGGTCATCCCAAGGGTGGGAGTGAGTGATCCCAGGGTTGGGGGTGGGTGATTCCAAAGGTGGATGATCCCAAGGATGGGAGTGAGTGATCCCAAGGGTGGGAGTGGGTGATCCTGAGGGTGGGAGATCCCGAGGGTGGAAGTGGGTGATCTTGAGGGTGGCTGATCCTGAGGATAGGAGTGGGTGATCTCGAGGGTGGGTGATCCCAAAGGTGGGAGTGGGTGATTCTGGGGGTAAGAGTGGGTGATCCCAAGGGTCAGTGATCTTAAAAGTGGGAGTGGGTGATCCCAAGGGTGGGGTTGGGTGATCCCAGGGGTGGGTGATCTCAGGGGTGGGAGTGCGGGATGCCAAGGGTGGATGATCCCAAAGGTGGGATTGGGTGATCCCAAGGGTGGGAATGGGAGATCCTAATGGTGGGAGTGGGTGATCCCAGCGGTGGGTGATCCTGAGGGTGACTGATCCCAAGACTGGTTGATCCCAGAGTTGGAAGTGGGTGATCCCAGGGGTGGGAATGGGTGATCCCAGAGGTGAAGGTGGTTGATCCTGGTGGTGGGAGTGGACCATCTCAAGGGTGGGAGTAGGTCATCCCGAGGGTGGGTGATCCCAGGGGTGGGAGTGGGTGATCCTGAGGGCGTGTGATCCCGAGGGTGGGTGATCCCAAGGGTTGGAGTAAGGCGATCCCAAGGGTGGGAGTGGGTGATCCCAGGGGTGGGGTTGGGTGATCCCAGGGGTGGGTGATCCTGAGGGTGACTGATCCCAAGACTGGTTGATCCCAGGGGTGGGAGTGGGTGCTCCCGATGGTGGGTGATCCCAGGGGTGGGAGTGGGTGATCCTGAGGGTGCATGATCCTGAGGGTGGGTGATCCCAAGGTTTGGAGTAAGGCGATCCTGAGGGTGGGAGTGGGTGATCCCACAGGTGGGAGGGGGTGATCCCAGGCcgggggtgtccctgtcaccgCTGGTGACCCCGGTTTGCCGTCCCTCATCAGACCCTGCGCCTCACCGAGAGCGACAAGCTGCAGGTGCAGATCCAAGCCTACCTGGACAACGTGTTCGACGTGGGGGCCATGCTGGAGGACTCGGAGACCAAGACGGCGGTGCTGGAGCacatggaggagctgcaggagcacgTCAGCCAGGTGGGCCGGGGGAGCGTGGGCAGCGCCGCTGACGCAAACCCcgagggagggatgggatggggacagggctgagctgagctgagcgGCGGCGCCTCGTCCCCCACAGCTGACAGAGAAGCTGCAGGATGCGGAGAACGACTCCATGGCCAAGATAGCggagctggagaagcagctgagcCAGGCGCGGCGGGAGCTGGAGGCGCTGCGGGTGAGCCGAGGGGAGGCTGGGGGTCCGAGCGGCTCTAAGGGACACCGGTGACGTGCCGGGGGTCGTCACCCGTTGTCACCGcgcaggagcagctgagcccgCCGCGGCCGCCCAGCCCGCCGTGCCCGCAGCCGCAGGAGTGTTACCGGCTGGCGCTGGAGCGGCGGCTGGCGGAGCTCGAGGAGAAGGGGCTGGTGCAGATCCTGCGTGGGCCCGACGGAGACGTCGCCATCGAGATTGTCCCCGTTGTCATAGAAACCCCCGCAACGCCCGTGGTTTCCGGGGACAGCACCGCCACCACCCCAGGTACCGCGGCTGCGAGGGGATGTCCCCTTCCCGAGGGGACACCTGGCACCGGGGAGGGGTGGCAGCGACTCTGGGCACAGAGAGCGAGGTGCCCAGGATGTGGGGATGTGCCCAGGGACTCCGGGCAATGCGGTGGTGTCACCATCTCACCCACCTCCTCTTTCCCTTGCAGATgctccggctccggctccggctccggcCCCACCGCCCCCACCCCCCCCCGCCTCCCCCACCCCTACCGGGGGCTGATCCCatccccccccccacccccccgccccccccccctGCCCGCGGGCACCCCCACacccccccccagcccccccccTGCCCGGTGCCCCGCTGCCACCGCCCCCCCCACCGCTCCCGGGGGCACCGGAGGGCCCCGTGCCGCCCCCTCCGCCACCCCCTCCCCTCAGCGGGGAACCCCCAGCCGGGCCGGGAGCCCCCTCCAGCACCAATGGTTCAGGTGAGTGTGACCTGAGGATGATGGGGATGTGACCCAGAGATGGTGGGATGTGACCCAGGGATGATGGGGATGTGACCCAGGGATGATGGGGATGTgacccagggatggggtgaTGTGACCCAGAGATGGTGGGATGTGACCCAGAGATGGTGGGATGTGACCCAGGGATGGTGGGATGTGACCCAGGGATGATGGGGATGTGACCCAGGGATGGGGGGATGTGACCCAGGGATGGGGGGATGTGACCCAGGGATGGTGGGATGTGACCCAGGGATGATGGGGATGTGACCCAGGGATGATGGGATGTGACCCAGGGATGATGGGATGTGACCCAGGGATGAtggggatgctcctggggaTGGGGGGATGTGACCCAGGGATGAtggggatgctcctggggaTGGGGGGATGTGACCCAGAGATGGTGGGATGTGACCCAGGGATGATGGGGATGTGACCCAGGGATGATGGGGATGTGACCCAGGGATGGTGGGGATGTGACCCAGGGATGGTGGGATGTGACCCAGGGATGGGGGGATGTGACCCAGGGATGGTGGGGATGTGACCCAGGGATGATGGGGATGTGACCCAGGGATGATGGGGATGTGACCCAGGGATGGGGGGATGTGACCCAGGGATGAtggggatgctcctggggatggggggatgtgacccagggatggggggatgtgacccagggatggggggatgtgacccagagatggggggATGTGACCCAGGGATGGGGGGATGTGACCCGGGGATGCTGGAAATGCTCCCAGGAGGGGTCTGGGGTACCCTGGGGTGGGTGTGATGTGTCCCCCCTCCCCGCCTGTGGCCCTCAGTGAAGGTGAAGAAGCCGATCCAGACCAAGTTCCGCATGCCCGTCTTCAACTGGGTGGCGCTGAAGCCGAGCCAGATCGACGGCACCGTGTTCACGGAGCTCAACGATGAGAAAGTGCTGCAGGTGAGCCTGGGGACAAGGGGCTGGGCACGGGGGGATTCAGTGCCCCCAGCCATGCTGAGCCTGCCTTGTGCCCCCCCGCGGTGTccggggctgcaggaggagctggaggtcAGGAAAGTCCTTAGCACCATGGAGAGGGACATGGGTCAGGCGGGCTTCTCCTCTcgccctgtccttgtccctttGCTCCATCTGCACCTTCACATCCTGCCCgtttcttcctcctcatctccATCCTCTGGTCCCCTCCTCacccctccctgtccctttgTTCCATCCTCATCCCTTGCTCCATCTTGATCCTCACTCCTCACCCTTATCCTGCTCCTCTGGCCCCGTCCTCACCCCAGATGtcctgtgccacctccctgccGTGTGTCCCCGCAGGAGCTGGACATGAGTGACTTTGAGGAGCAGTTCAAGACCAAGGCTCAGGGCCCTGCCCTGGACATCAGTGCCCTCAAGGCCAAGGCCACGCAGAAGGCGCCCAGCAAGGTGACCCTGATGGAGTCCAACCGCGCCAAGAACTTGGCCATCACCCTGCGCAAGGGCGGCCGCAGCGTCCAGGACATCTGCACGGCCATCGAGACGTGAGTGACCCCCACGGGGTGGGCAGCGGGGGAGAAGGGCAGGAACAAGGGGTTGGGGTGGTGgagggtggggtgggatggagggGTTGGggtggggatgcagggacaggacacagagagAGATGGAGGGTGAAGGGATCGGATacagagggatggagggatggaaggATCAGATAGAGAGAGATGGAAGGTGGAGGGATCAGATACAaagggagggatggaaggaTCAGAGATGAAGGGTGGAGGGATCAGATGTGGACAGATGGAGAGATGGAGGGATTCAGTCTGCAGAgatggaaggatggaaggatCAGACGGAGATACAGAGGAATGGAAAGATCAGATATGGAGATATGGAGAGATGGAGAGATGGAGGGATCAGAGATGGAGAGATGGAAGGATAGAAGGATCAgagatggagggatggagggtgGAGGGATAAGATGTGGAGAGGTGGAGGGATCAGACATGGGGAGATGGAAGGATCAGAGATGGGGAAATGGAGGGTGGAGGGATCAGATACAGAGAGATGGAGGGATGGAAGGATCAGATGTGAAGGATGGAGGGATCAGATATGGAaagatggagggatggagggattcAGTCTGGAgagatggagggatggagggatcaGATACAGGGAGATGGAAGGATAGAAGGATCACAGATGGGGGGATGGAGGGTGGAGGGATCAGATGTGGAGAGGTGGAGGGATCAGATATGGGGAGATGGAGGGATCAGATACAGAGAGATAGAGGATGGAAGGATCAGATACAGAGAGGTGGAAGGATGCAGGCACCAgctgtggggatggagggatgcagggatgagAGCTGAGACAAAGGGCAGTGGGGGCCAGGCACGGACAGACAgatgcagagagcagctgtggggatggagggatgcaGGAACCAGCCATGAAGGGAAGGGATGTGGGGACCAAAGACAGAGAGATGGAGGGATCCGTatggagagacagagagatgCAGGCTCCAGATACAGAAAGatggagggatgcaggagccagctgtggggacagagggacaatgGAACCAGCTCAGGGTGACAGGGGGGCTTCGGGACCTGCAGCAGGGCCTGACAGTGCCAGGGGTGTCCCTTCCATGCAGGTACGATCAGCAAGCCCTGAGCCTCGacttcctggagctgctgctgcgcTTCCTGCCCACCGAGTACGAGCGCAGCCTCATCGGGAAGTTCGAGCGGGAGCAGCAGGCGCCGGAGGAGCTGTCGGACGAGGATCAGTTCATGGTGCGCTTCAGCAAGATCCCGCGGCTGGCCGAGCGCATGAACGTCATGATCTTCCTGGGCAGCTTCGGGGACACGGCCCAGCTGCTGATGCCGgtgtgtgctggggacaggggctgtggCCACACTCACACCCTGCCCTGAAGGAGTGACGGGGGTAGGAGGGTCAGGATGGacggagatgagagatctctgcagccagggctggaacttggggtttattgcaaagggcctgggtgcagggccctgctgggagctgccaaacacagctcagagcaggctgagagaagagagggggagagagggtgagagggtgagagagtaaaagcatAAGAGAGTGGAAGGGGTAAGAACATAAAAGGCAAGAACTAAGAGACAAGAGCTAAGAGCTAAGACAGCAAAGTTCCCATtccaataccataaatcttctgtgttgaatattctgattctcactaaccaatccagtacaagatacaaatcctatagcatttccatacagcctataagaatcattacattaccatactgtgttacattttaaaccctaaaaactcctctttgtgccccttctgccaagctgtagggtctgctctgaccttGGgactgtctgcaagcagagggtgttgttccatcaaaaggggatcaccttcagctggccacaccattgttttccagttgttcagtaactgagggatctcaaagcttaatttcaatctcacttacagtttccatattctcaaaatcttttgccagacaatcatatttataaggctttcctgtttcatcttccccaacacttccctccttccctcccacagCAACTCAACGCCATCATCGCCGCCTCCATGTCCCTCAAGTCCTCCAGCAAACTGCGGCACATCCTCGAGGTGAGGGCTCGGGGGGAGGCAGCCCCGAGGTGCACACAGAGTGTCCCTGGGCACTGTGCCCCCTCCTGGCCCCTGTCCCCAAGCTCTGGTGTCCCCACAGATCGTCCTGGCCTTCGGGAATTACATGAA from Ammospiza nelsoni isolate bAmmNel1 chromosome 26, bAmmNel1.pri, whole genome shotgun sequence includes these protein-coding regions:
- the FMNL1 gene encoding LOW QUALITY PROTEIN: formin-like protein 1 (The sequence of the model RefSeq protein was modified relative to this genomic sequence to represent the inferred CDS: substituted 1 base at 1 genomic stop codon), which gives rise to MGNAAGGLEGGAAPREPRDHRPQPGAAPAAAAPPPPRQPMPGNAELEERFGRVLNSMNLPPDKMKLLNQYDNEKKWELICDQERFQVKNPPSAYIQKLKSYLDTGGVSRKFKRRVQESTQVLRELEISLRTNYIGWVQEFLNEENKGLDVLLEYLAFAQCSVAYDMESSENSPGSDKGKERSLEDLNRSSSSSPTQGSSKPRPLTVRLNPSHSRKTLRNSRLVSQKDDVHVCIMCLRAIMNYQSGFSLVMNHPACVNEITLSLNNKSARTKALVLELLAAVCLVRGGHDIILAAFDNFKEVCGEKNRFEKLMEYFRNEDSNIDFMVACMQFINIVVHSVENMNFRVFLQYEFTHLGLDQYLETLRLTESDKLQVQIQAYLDNVFDVGAMLEDSETKTAVLEHMEELQEHVSQLTEKLQDAENDSMAKIAELEKQLSQARRELEALREQLSPPRPPSPPCPQPQECYRLALERRLAELEEKGLVQILRGPDGDVAIEIVPVVIETPATPVVSGDSTATTPDAPAPAPAPAPPPPPPPASPTPTGGXSHPPPHPPAPPPCPRAPPHPPPAPPLPGAPLPPPPPPLPGAPEGPVPPPPPPPPLSGEPPAGPGAPSSTNGSVKVKKPIQTKFRMPVFNWVALKPSQIDGTVFTELNDEKVLQELDMSDFEEQFKTKAQGPALDISALKAKATQKAPSKVTLMESNRAKNLAITLRKGGRSVQDICTAIETYDQQALSLDFLELLLRFLPTEYERSLIGKFEREQQAPEELSDEDQFMVRFSKIPRLAERMNVMIFLGSFGDTAQLLMPQLNAIIAASMSLKSSSKLRHILEIVLAFGNYMNSSKRGAAYGFRLQSLDALLEMKSTDRKQTLLHYLVRVIMEKYPELTGFHTELHFLDKAGTVSLDGVLQDVRSLQQGMELTRREFMRQDDSPVLKDFLKVNSEVMEKLQADSKTAKEAYESAVEYFGENPKTSPPTTFFPMFMRFIKAYKKAEQDIELWKKQEAAAKEAESGSPGSEQQPELPVQKARRQQMDMIAELKKRQMVKEPLIYEGKDGAIEDIISDLRNNPYRRGDKARGSAKKRAAGQSLQATPDMAL